The Acidimicrobiia bacterium genome includes a region encoding these proteins:
- a CDS encoding gamma-glutamyltransferase → MTTHSLASQAAVDLMQAGGSAVDAMIAANAVVAVTLPDTCGPGGDLFALVHEPGDPAPAVLNASGRAGALVDPAVMRERYGEDMPLRSPETVTVPGCVDGWAALSERYGAVTLAEALAPAIDLAREGFEVSPELAVSLERIRALIGDQPAAAAIYPGGEPPAAGTVLRRPRLADTLEAVATGGREAFYGGEAGAGIVAATGGKVTEDDLARVQAEWVEPLGSRVFGRDAWTVPPSSQGYITLAAASIFERIGPPRDPEDPAFVHAAIEAYRAVAWERDDVLADPDFMDREPATLLDPDELRRRAERISGGSPAQWPPPPWRPGGTAFFCAWDGRGMGVSLIQSNFHGIGSGLSAGDTGVFLHNRGAGFNLRPGHPNELQPGRRPVHTLSPTLWTTDGSLRLLLGTRGGQFQPQLLLQVVSHLYWTGASLRDSQHRPRWEVSGWEKSSQHHRVHLESRHSDRIEDGLLLRGHDVVRAGPWETGWGPVAAIEVNGSLVEGAADPRVSTSAAMAAAV, encoded by the coding sequence GTGACGACGCACTCGCTCGCCAGCCAGGCCGCCGTCGACCTCATGCAGGCAGGCGGTTCGGCCGTCGACGCCATGATCGCCGCCAACGCGGTCGTTGCCGTGACGCTGCCGGACACCTGTGGGCCGGGCGGCGACCTCTTCGCCCTCGTTCACGAACCAGGCGACCCGGCTCCTGCCGTGCTGAACGCTTCCGGGCGCGCCGGTGCGCTCGTCGACCCGGCGGTGATGCGGGAGCGCTACGGCGAGGACATGCCGTTGCGGTCACCGGAGACGGTCACCGTTCCGGGATGCGTCGACGGGTGGGCCGCTCTCAGCGAACGGTACGGCGCCGTCACTCTCGCGGAGGCGCTCGCACCAGCCATCGACCTCGCCAGGGAGGGGTTCGAGGTCTCGCCGGAGCTGGCGGTGTCCCTGGAGCGAATCCGAGCCCTGATCGGTGACCAGCCGGCCGCCGCGGCCATCTACCCGGGCGGCGAGCCACCGGCGGCGGGAACCGTCCTCCGGAGGCCCCGACTCGCCGACACTCTGGAAGCCGTCGCCACCGGTGGGCGGGAAGCCTTCTACGGCGGCGAGGCAGGGGCAGGGATCGTCGCCGCCACCGGGGGGAAGGTCACCGAGGACGACCTGGCGCGAGTGCAAGCCGAGTGGGTCGAGCCGCTCGGCTCCCGCGTGTTCGGCCGCGATGCTTGGACGGTGCCGCCGAGCAGCCAGGGGTACATCACCCTCGCCGCCGCGAGCATCTTCGAGCGGATCGGCCCGCCGCGCGACCCTGAGGACCCGGCATTCGTCCACGCCGCCATCGAGGCCTACCGGGCCGTCGCCTGGGAGCGAGACGACGTGCTCGCCGATCCCGACTTCATGGATAGAGAGCCCGCGACGCTGCTCGACCCCGACGAGCTGCGCCGGCGCGCGGAACGCATCTCGGGGGGATCCCCGGCACAGTGGCCACCCCCGCCGTGGCGTCCCGGCGGCACCGCCTTCTTCTGCGCATGGGACGGACGTGGGATGGGCGTCTCGCTGATCCAGTCGAACTTCCACGGGATCGGCTCCGGATTGTCGGCCGGCGACACCGGGGTGTTCCTCCACAACCGCGGTGCCGGCTTCAACCTGCGCCCCGGGCATCCGAACGAGCTGCAGCCGGGGCGCCGTCCCGTCCACACCCTTTCGCCGACGCTCTGGACGACCGACGGGAGCCTCCGTCTCCTGCTCGGGACACGCGGCGGGCAGTTCCAGCCCCAGCTGCTCCTGCAGGTGGTGTCCCACCTCTACTGGACGGGTGCGTCGCTGCGCGATTCCCAACACCGCCCACGATGGGAGGTCTCCGGTTGGGAGAAGTCATCGCAGCACCACCGGGTCCACCTCGAGAGCCGACACTCCGATCGGATCGAGGACGGGCTGTTGCTGCGCGGCCACGACGTCGTCAGGGCAGGGCCGTGGGAGACGGGATGGGGCCCGGTAGCGGCCATCGAGGTGAACGGGAGCCTCGTCGAAGGTGCAGCAGATCCAAGGGTGTCCACGAGCGCTGCGATGGCGGCTGCCGTCTGA